From Lagopus muta isolate bLagMut1 chromosome 15, bLagMut1 primary, whole genome shotgun sequence, the proteins below share one genomic window:
- the NDE1 gene encoding nuclear distribution protein nudE homolog 1, producing MEDSEEHHFSSVEEETRYWKELAMKYKQCAENTQEELREFQEGSREYEAELETQLQQTESRNRDLLSENNHLRMELESVKEKFGMQNSEWYRQISALEDDLAQTKAIKDQLQKYIRELEQANDDLERTKRAAIMSLEDFEQRLNQAIERNAFLESELDEKENLLVSMQRLKDEARDLRQELAVQQKQEKPKTPMQTSLETERTDTAVQASLSLPSTPSVHRAPNISVPTPATFRRGFEDSYCATPLTPAARISALNIMGDLLRKVGALESKLASCRNFVYDQSPDRTTVSMYMNRDVLETRMSPHQPLCDTGLVKRLEFGTRPSNIPGPMSHPSQSVVKMLL from the exons ATGGAAGACTCAGAAGAACATCACTTCAGCTCCGTTGAAGAGGAAACCAGATACTGGAAAGAGTTGGCTATGAAATACAAGCAATG TGCTGAGAATACACAGGAGGAACTGCGTGAATTCCAAGAAGGGAGCCGAGAATATGAAGCTGAACTAGAAACTCAATTGCAGCAAACAGAGTCCAGAAACAGAGaccttctttcagaaaacaatcaTTTGCGAATGGAACTGGAGTCCGTTAAG GAAAAGTTTGGAATGCAGAATTCAGAATGGTACAGGCAAATCTCTGCACTGGAAGATGACTTGGCACAGACAAAAGCTATTAAAGATcaacttcagaaatacattCGAGAGCTTGAGCAAGCAAATGATGActtggaaagaacaaaaag AGCTGCTATAATGTCTCTTGAGGATTTTGAGCAGCGTCTAAACCAGGCTattgaaagaaatgcttttctggaGAGTGAActggatgaaaaagaaaaccttctgGTGTCCATGCAACGTCTGAAAGATGAAGCTAGAG ATCTACGGCAAGAACTTGCAGTAcagcagaaacaggagaaaCCCAAAACACCAATGCAAACTAGcctggaaacagaaagaacagacaCTGCAGTTCAAGCATCCTTATCTTTGCCTTCAACTCCCTCCGTGCACCGAGCACCCAACATCAGCGTACCCACCCCTGCGACATTTAGGAGAG GTTTTGAGGACAGTTACTGTGCAACCCCCCTCACACCTGCTGCCAGAATATCTGCACTTAACATCATGGGAGACTTGCTGCGAAAAGTAGGG GCTTTGGAGTCCAAACTTGCCTCCTGCCGAAACTTTGTGTATGACCAGTCTCCAGACAGAACCACAGTGTCCATGTACATGAACAGAGATGTCCTTGAAACACGCATGAGTCCTCATCAGCCTCTGTGTGATACAGG GTTAGTGAAACGCCTGGAGTTTGGAACAAGACCTTCAAATATTCCAGGACCAATGAGTCATCCTTCACAAAGTGTTGTTAAAATGCTgctatga